One Glycine soja cultivar W05 chromosome 2, ASM419377v2, whole genome shotgun sequence genomic region harbors:
- the LOC114390429 gene encoding probable LRR receptor-like serine/threonine-protein kinase RKF3 translates to MISLFHLFLFLSLPLSCLCDTCPLNFTILGSTKPSSFDTSRCQVISQSLRLVLSDYLRRSGFFLPPLNASDTCWTHFQSYVNNFDPTYNITSSCGFQTSWISQGCNNVTTKQDFESLVPQPSLQNIRNNCNQSLENNSPCALCTSSFSPLPPLGDSVGNLTHCTDYAFIYAAAFANRFGPSDPGTAKCLFSLQFSSNNNNSSSKRKKVIIAVVSVVCVLVVLLLALWVWVYCKLEDKVLAGDKDVRVSEISLVSGLDSMEQSTTLIRFTFDDIKKATKNFSRDNIVGRGGYGNVYKGLLPDGSEVAFKRFKNCSASGDASFTHEVEVIASVRHVNLVALRGYCSVTTRLEGYQRIIVCDMVKNGSLHDHLFGSNGMKLSWPIRQKIALGTARGLAYLHYGAQPAIIHRDIKASNILLDDKFEAKVADFGLAKFNPEGMTHMSTRVAGTMGYVAPEYALYGQLTERSDVFSFGVVLLELLSGRKALQMNNDGQPSALTDWAWSLVRTGKALSVIEDGMPQPGSEQVLEKYVLIAVLCSHPQLYARPTMDQVVKMMETDESVPSIPERPIPLVAGRLDIERSVSSSGSGQLSSPTGYQSYTIESDRQSSNSRDERSSSSSSRILSTD, encoded by the exons ATGATTTCCCTCTTCCAcctctttctcttcctatctctccctctctcttgtCTATGTGACACGTGTCCCCTGAACTTCACCATCCTGGGCAGCACGAAACCCAGCTCCTTCGACACCTCGCGGTGCCAGGTGATCAGCCAATCCCTCCGCCTCGTCCTATCCGACTACCTCCGCCGCAGCGGCTTCTTCCTCCCTCCCCTCAACGCCTCCGACACATGCTGGACCCACTTCCAGTCCTACGTTAACAACTTCGACCCAACCTACAATATCACCTCCTCCTGCGGTTTCCAAACCTCGTGGATCTCCCAAGGCTGCAACAACGTCACCACCAAACAAGACTTCGAGTCCCTGGTCCCTCAACCATCCCTCCAGAACATCCGTAACAACTGCAACCAATCGCTCGAGAACAACTCCCCCTGCGCCCTCTGCACCTCTTCGTTTTCCCCTCTCCCGCCACTGGGAGACTCCGTCGGAAACCTCACCCACTGCACCGACTACGCTTTTATCTACGCCGCCGCTTTCGCCAACCGCTTCGGCCCCTCCGACCCCGGCACCGCCAAGTGCTTGTTCTCCCTTCAGTTCTCCTCTAACAACAACAATTCCTCCTCCAAGAGAAAAAAG GTTATTATTGCTGTTGTTTCTGTTGTCTGTGTCTTGGTCGTGTTACTGCTGGCTCTCTGGGTTTGGGTTTATTGCAAGCTGGAAGACAAGGTTTTGGCCGGGGATAAGGATGTTCGTGTCTCGGAAATCAGTTTGGTTTCTGGATTGGATTCCATGGAGCAGAGCACAACCTTGATCAGGTTCACTTTTGATGATATTAAGAAAGCAACCAAGAATTTCTCGAGGGATAACATAGTTGGGAGAGGTGGCTACGGGAATGTGTACAAAGGCTTGCTTCCTGATGGGAGCGAGGTTGCGTTTAAGAGGTTCAAGAATTGTTCTGCTTCCGGTGATGCAAGCTTCACTCACGAAGTTGAGGTTATTGCAAGTGTCAGACATGTCAACCTTGTTGCTTTGAGAGGCTATTGTTCTGTTACTACTCGTTTGGAAGGTTACCAGAGGATCATTGTTTGTGATATGGTGAAAAACGGGAGCCTCCACGACCATTTGTTTGGTTCTAATGGTATGAAATTGAGTTGGCCAATTCGTCAGAAGATTGCTCTAGGCACTGCTAGAGGGTTGGCTTATTTGCATTATGGGGCTCAACCTGCAATCATTCATAGAGATATTAAAGCAAGTAATATACTTCTTGATGATAAGTTTGAAGCTAAAGTTGCAGATTTTGGACTAGCCAAGTTCAACCCTGAGGGGATGACACATATGAGCACTAGGGTTGCTGGAACAATGGGGTATGTTGCTCCTGAATATGCTTTGTATGGGCAATTGACAGAGAGAAGCGATGTGTTCAGTTTTGGGGTTGTGCTTCTTGAGCTTTTGAGTGGGAGGAAGGCTCTTCAGATGAACAATGATGGTCAACCTTCTGCTTTGACTGATTGGGCTTGGTCATTGGTTAGAACGGGTAAAGCTTTGAGTGTTATTGAAGATGGCATGCCACAACCGGGTTCAGAACAAGTTCTTGAGAAGTATGTGTTAATTGCTGTGCTTTGTTCTCATCCACAGTTGTATGCTAGGCCTACAATGGATCAGGTTGTTAAAATGATGGAGACTGATGAATCAGTGCCTTCAATACCTGAAAGGCCAATTCCTCTTGTTGCTGGGAGGCTTGATATTGAGAGATCTGTGAGTAGTAGTGGCTCTGGTCAGCTCTCTAGTCCAACGGGTTATCAATCATATACTATAGAAAGTGATCGTCAATCTTCTAATTCTAGGGATGAAAGAAGCTCAAGCTCTAGCTCTAGGATTTTGAGTACAGATTGA
- the LOC114390420 gene encoding uncharacterized protein LOC114390420 produces MISPRQDPLLPHTHFSTMLKLLNKNLRLLLRRLRWPIRRRSKSKVVVINKLGKNALKAQTEASTNFSSMVHPNAQLGTPKPIRVATFNAALFSMAPALPKPKPTFEDQNGVASNPENLNSRSKSTKERPRSILKQSQSQSQSQSVKNRVNDSDTNVGSRQEAARLAKSKMRVSINLPDNEISLLRSRQSSFSEHDKASSWVGGGAHVSNRTVVEVLKEVDADVLGLQDVKAEEENGMKPLSDLAAALGMNYVFAESWAPEYGNAVLSKWPIKRWNSHKIFDHTDFRNVLKATIDVPQAGELNFYCTHLDHLDENWRMKQVNAIIQSSDEPHILAGGLNSLDESDYSLERWTDIVKYYKEMGKPTPKVEVMKYLKSKDYTDAKDYAGECESVVMIAKGQSVQGTCKYGTRVDYILSSSNSQYKFVPGSYLVLSSKGTSDHHIVKVDVVKANNNPEENNVTKNPQQPRQRVVRITESNPSKAIWKPYN; encoded by the exons ATGATCTCCCCAAGGCAAGACCCTCTTCTGCCCCACACCCACTTCTCCACCATGCTCAAGCTCCTCAACAAGAACCTCCGCCTCCTCCTCCGCCGTCTCCGGTGGCCAATTCGCCGCCGCTCAAAGTCCAAAGTAGTAGTGATCAACAAGCTCGGGAAGAACGCCCTAAAAGCCCAAACCGAAGCAAGCACGAATTTTTCCTCCATGGTTCATCCCAACGCGCAATTGGGTACTCCGAAACCCATTCGGGTCGCGACCTTCAACGCCGCCCTGTTCTCCATGGCACCGGCGCTCCCGAAACCCAAACCCACGTTCGAGGACCAAAACGGGGTCGCTTCGAACCCCGAAAACCTGAATTCGCGATCCAAGTCCACGAAGGAGCGTCCCAGAAGCATACTGAAACAATCGCAATCGCAATCGCAGTCGCAGTCAGTGAAGAACAGAGTAAACGACAGCGACACCAACGTGGGGAGCAGACAAGAGGCGGCGAGGTTGGCGAAATCGAAGATGAGGGTTTCCATAAATTTACCAGACAACGAGATATCGCTGCTGCGAAGCCGACAATCGAGCTTCTCGGAACACGACAAGGCCTCCTCGTGGGTAGGTGGTGGGGCCCACGTGAGTAACAGAACTGTGGTTGAGGTTCTGAAGGAAGTGGACGCTGATGTTTTGGGGCTGCAAGATGTGAAGGCCGAGGAAGAGAATGGGATGAAGCCATTGTCGGATTTGGCGGCGGCGCTGGGAATGAACTACGTGTTCGCGGAAAGCTGGGCACCTGAGTACGGCAACGCTGTCTTGTCCAAATGGCCCATCAAACGCTGGAACTCTCACAAAATCTTTGATCACACTGATTTCAg GAATGTTCTGAAGGCCACTATCGATGTACCACAAGCAGGTGAACTTAACTTCTACTGTACTCACCTTGATCATCTTGATGAGAATTGGCGAATGAAGCAGGTAAATGCAATAATCCAATCTAGTGATGAGCCTCACATCTTAGCTGGAGGACTTAATTCACTTGATGAATCGGATTACTCCCTAGAAAGATGGACAGATATTGTGAAG TACTATAAAGAGATGGGAAAGCCAACACCAAAGGTTGAAGTGATGAAATATCTCAAGAGTAAAGACTACACTGATGCTAAGGACTATGCAGGGGAATGCGAGTCAGTTGTCATGATTGCCAAGGGCCAAA GTGTCCAGGGGACATGTAAGTATGGAACTCGGGTAGACTAcatattatcatcatcaaattcTCAATACAAGTTTGTTCCCGGTTCCTATTTAGTCCTTTCTTCCAAAGGGACATCAGATCATCACATAGTGAAAGTTGATGTGGTGAAGGCAAATAACAATCCAGAAGAAAATAATGTGACAAAGAATCCGCAACAACCAAGACAGAGAGTTGTAAGAATAACAGAATCCAATCCGTCAAAGGCTATCTGGAAACCATACAATTGA